The Scyliorhinus canicula chromosome 5, sScyCan1.1, whole genome shotgun sequence genome window below encodes:
- the lrrc14b gene encoding leucine-rich repeat-containing protein 14B, with translation MKTLRFISAQALVADAQVAQRSIAYVAQNLYPLLFKASYLLEQAAVVHDLVEKWPLAEFSIGKLLGKTADCEKDLSNRTCHVCLQACLTGLKDYVLNSSMTYSKRLKVVDLTGLSDTEFQACACGKALGRWGRTELMARTCFDLLVEIQARELDDLVSGISIEVLMNVFVTQRSYEVVVEGLLLRQLCPLKIRCVEFRADSLALRKLFYIIKLIQPETLQKLELVHNIHIEMEHFEFLLSQVPLPLLRSLTLPARTFDVRRMTQEDEPLLVTIGERLSEMKFLTELNLAFSTLTGRIRKILSPLRTPLCSLNVSSCSLNHADMAYLANSLHAEYLEVLDLSGHSVADLFPSTFFKLLGRASRTLRSLTLEECNIGDEHINLLLLALEPCKKLTEFSFLGNPLTSRSLCRLFELFTELSMLCKVEFPVPKDCYPPTSVYPLSEENLVKYDREMFEDIKQELTVILSRANRNDIVASTPLFGSFDSSIQETNNELSVVLLQSFTDAISNLLTALKKVD, from the exons ATGAAGACCCTGCGTTTCATCAGTGCCCAGGCCTTGGTAGCAGATGCCCAGGTCGCTCAGAGAAGCATTGCTTACGTGGCACAAAACCTGTACCCTCTGCTCTTCAAAGCTAGCTATTTGCTGGAGCAGGCCGCAGTGGTCCACGATTTAGTAGAAAAGTGGCCATTGGCAGAATTCAGCATCGGGAAACTCTTGGGGAAGACAGCGGACTGCGAGAAGGATCTCAGCAACAGGACCTGTCATGTTTGTCTGCAAGCATGTTTAACAGGCCTGAAGGATTATGTTCTGAACAGCTCAATGACATATTCGAAGAGGCTGAAAGTGGTCGATCTAACGGGACTCAGTGACACTGAATTTCAAGCCTGCGCTTGtggaaaggccctggggaggtgggggagaactGAGCTGATGGCAAGGACCTGCTTTGATTTGCTTGTGGAGATTCAAGCCCGTGAACTCGATGATTTGGTGTCTGGTATTTCAATTGAGGTTCTGATGAATGTATTTGTGACACAGCGGAGCTATGAAGTAGTGGTGGAGGGCTTGTTGTTGAGGCAGCTGTGCCCACTGAAGATCAGATGTGTTGAATTCAGGGCCGACAGCCTGGCGTTGAGGAAATTATTTTACATCATCAAGCTCATTCAGCCCGAGACTCTACAGAAGTTGGAGCTGGTCCACAACATTCACATAGAAATGGAacattttgaattcctcctcagcCAAGTGCCACTGCCATTGCTCAGATCACTGACACTCCCAGCAAGAACCTTCGATGTTCGGAGAATGACGCAGGAGGATGAGCCTCTGCTGGTGACAATTGGAGAGAGGCTAAGTGAGATGAAATTTCTTACAGAACTGAACCTGGCTTTTTCTACTCTAACTGGACGAATACGTAAGATTCTCAG CCCTTTAAGAACTCCTCTGTGCTCCCTgaatgtgtccagctgcagcttgaATCACGCTGACATGGCCTATCTGGCCAACAGCCTACACGCTGAATACCTGGAAGTGCTGGACTTGAGCGGGCACAGCGTAGCCGACCTCTTCCCATCAACCTTCTTCAAACTGCTGGGCCGCGCGTCCCGCACTCTGAGGAGCCTGACACTCGAGGAGTGCAACATCGGTGATGAGCACATCAACCTGCTGCTATTAGCCTTGGAGCCCTGTAAAAAGTTGACCGAGTTCAGCTTCCTGGGGAATCCACTCACCTCGAGATCCCTTTGTCGCCTCTTTGAACTGTTTACTGAGCTGTCCATGCTTTGTAAAGTTGAGTTTCCAGTTCCGAAGGACTGCTATCCGCCAACTTCTGTCTATCCCCTCAGTGAAGAGAATCTGGTGAAATATGATCGGGAGATGTTCGAGGATATAAAGCAGGAATTAACGGTGATATTGTCACGGGCCAATCGAAATGATATCGTTGCATCCACCCCGTTATTTGGCAGCTTTGACTCCAGCATCCAAGAGACTAACAACGAGCTTAGTGTTGTATTGCTTCAATCATTCACAGATGCTATTTCCAACCTTTTAACTGCTTTGAAAAAGGTGGATTAA